The following DNA comes from Tissierellales bacterium.
TGCCCTTTGCAGAAAGTTCTTTAACCGCTTTCATTCCTTCTGGAATCATAGGAATCTTTATAACTATGTTTTCATGAATTTTAGCAAGTTCCAAAGCTTCTTTAATCATTCCCTCTGCCTCTAAGCTAATTACCTCTGCACTTATAGGACCATCAACGATAGATGTTATCTCTTTTACTACCTCTTTAAAATCTCTTCCTTCTTTAGCTATCAAAGATGGATTAGTTGTAACTCCACAAATAACCCCCCAGTCATTTGCCTCTCTAATATGATCGACATTGGCCGTATCAATAAATAATTTCATTAAAACTTCCTCCTCTATATCTAAAATCTTAAACAAACTACACTCTATACTAGAAGTCTATACCAATACAAACAAAAACACAATGGACTAGGTCACGCTTTTTCACTTTTTGCAAAAATTTGTGCGTTTGTTCACACCTAATCCGAATACATTTCTTTAATCTTTAGTATCTCATCTATCTCTTCAAAGAAAATCGCTGCAATTTTAGGGTCAAATTGAGTTCCCACCCTCTCTCTAATATAATCGAGAACTCTTTCTGTATCCCAAGCTTTCCTATATACTCTATCCGATGTCAATGCATCAAACACATCGCAAATAGCCATTATCCTACCAGATATATGTATATCCTCGCCTTTTAGCCCCATAGGATATCCCCTACCATCAAAATGTTCATGATGCTCTAGCGCAACAATAGCAGCAAGTTTTAACAGTTTTCGTTTTGAGTTCTTAAGCATCTCATATCCTATAGTAGTGTGCCTTTTCATTATTTCAAACTCTTCTTCTGTCAGTTTACTTGGTTTGTGTAGTATAGCATCTGGTATTCCGACTTTCCCTAAATCGTGCATAGGAGATGCTACCCTAAGTCTTTCAGCTTCTTCTTCTGAAAAACCAACTTTCAGAGCCAAAAGTTTGGCATACTCTGCAACTCTTCTTACATGATTTCCTGTTTCTTCGCTTCTAACCTCAACTACTTCTCCAAGTGTAAATATAAGCTCCGACTGAGTTTTTTCTATCTCTCTATTCAAAAATATATTGTCAAATGCAATTCCGACGTTTTTATCAAACACTCCCAAAAGATGTTTTTGCCAAGTCTCCAACTTTCCAAAACCATCAAGATAAATCAAACTCTCTTTTTCAACATGGCTTTTGAAATAACCCACGTAATAATCATCACCATATTGAGTTTTTCTTTGATTCATGCTCTTTTCAAGTCTAAGTTTTACTACTTCTTCACCTATATCATCTATATTGTCATAACACTTATCACAAAATCTACCGTACCCAGCAGTAATATTA
Coding sequences within:
- a CDS encoding DUF3369 domain-containing protein — translated: MSDEKYLFQEDELIFAEDEGEEVLDKYWKIMVIDDEKDIHQVTQMVLKDVSFDGKGIDFINAYSAQSAKEILSKNDDIAVILLDVVMEKDTSGLDLVKYIRDDLKNPFVRIILRTGYPGEAPERDVILNYDINDYKEKTELTSQKLFTSVISALRAYKDIVAINRNNEGLEKIIESSGDIFELRSIRHLSEGLLKSMLDLIVDVGSKKGVSGLSLIVDEKVRKVNITAGYGRFCDKCYDNIDDIGEEVVKLRLEKSMNQRKTQYGDDYYVGYFKSHVEKESLIYLDGFGKLETWQKHLLGVFDKNVGIAFDNIFLNREIEKTQSELIFTLGEVVEVRSEETGNHVRRVAEYAKLLALKVGFSEEEAERLRVASPMHDLGKVGIPDAILHKPSKLTEEEFEIMKRHTTIGYEMLKNSKRKLLKLAAIVALEHHEHFDGRGYPMGLKGEDIHISGRIMAICDVFDALTSDRVYRKAWDTERVLDYIRERVGTQFDPKIAAIFFEEIDEILKIKEMYSD